The proteins below come from a single Pedobacter aquae genomic window:
- a CDS encoding RHS repeat domain-containing protein — protein sequence MQRAQMYYGSTATEKMDRPYRRHYSEDGTMEITEDIQNGTTNFVFYLGGDAYSAPAIWKEIHHSNAQPLDAQLYFLHRDHLGSIVMITDATGNIAEKRQFDAWGNIVKLENGNGVPLTAFVILDRGYTGHEHLLGVGLIHMNGRLYDPKLHRFLQPDNYVQDPYNSQNFNRYGYVLNNPLSHVDPSGEIVWFVPALIFIAKAAATGAAIAAVGYTASVALSPGGFNNWDWGQFGKSVGIGAISGVVTGGIGEVFGHAAGSFLNEVGRAATHGFANGVISEFTGGDFMQGFLSGGLGSLAGSGFQAWGGDFAKSFGGTVGFSALAGGVGAELTGGDFWRGAAVGATVGALNHMGKHLGDGDKKELTEKEILSVEGNRVKEMEI from the coding sequence TTGCAGCGGGCACAAATGTACTATGGCAGTACAGCAACAGAAAAAATGGACCGTCCGTATCGTCGCCATTACAGTGAAGACGGTACGATGGAAATCACCGAAGATATACAAAACGGTACCACAAATTTTGTATTTTACTTAGGAGGTGATGCTTACAGCGCACCCGCCATTTGGAAAGAAATACACCATAGCAATGCCCAACCTTTAGATGCGCAGTTATATTTTCTTCATCGCGACCATTTAGGTAGCATCGTGATGATTACAGATGCAACAGGTAACATAGCAGAAAAAAGACAATTTGATGCCTGGGGAAATATCGTTAAATTAGAAAATGGAAACGGTGTTCCATTAACAGCCTTTGTTATCCTCGACCGTGGATATACCGGGCATGAGCATTTGTTAGGCGTAGGCTTGATACACATGAACGGCAGGTTGTATGATCCTAAATTGCATAGATTCTTACAACCGGATAATTATGTGCAGGACCCATACAATAGCCAGAATTTTAATAGGTATGGTTATGTGTTGAATAACCCGTTAAGTCATGTGGATCCGAGTGGTGAGATTGTATGGTTTGTACCTGCCTTAATCTTTATCGCTAAAGCAGCAGCAACAGGAGCAGCTATAGCTGCGGTTGGTTATACAGCTAGTGTAGCATTAAGTCCTGGAGGTTTTAACAATTGGGATTGGGGACAATTTGGGAAATCTGTGGGAATTGGGGCAATTTCGGGTGTAGTTACAGGAGGTATAGGGGAAGTGTTTGGACATGCTGCAGGTTCATTCTTAAATGAGGTTGGAAGAGCAGCAACACATGGTTTCGCTAACGGTGTAATATCCGAATTTACTGGTGGAGATTTTATGCAGGGCTTTTTATCCGGAGGTTTAGGCTCATTAGCAGGTAGCGGTTTCCAAGCTTGGGGTGGTGATTTTGCAAAGAGTTTTGGCGGGACTGTTGGGTTTTCTGCGCTAGCTGGTGGAGTTGGAGCAGAATTAACAGGTGGAGACTTTTGGAGAGGCGCAGCAGTAGGGGCTACTGTTGGGGCTTTGAATCATATGGGAAAACATTTGGGTGACGGAGATAAAAAAGAACTGACGGAAAAGGAAATTCTTTCCGTGGAGGGAAACAGAGTAAAAGAGATGGAGATATGA
- a CDS encoding helix-turn-helix domain-containing protein has product MMELYVRSLPLKDVIANLAEEMKTSYDKNCNEYILNIPATYGKGLIRGINFTLGFGLIEYNCFFKEDVHIHFSLNNIHPLKFIYCSEGCLKHRFEEKEDIHQIDQFQNVVVSSSSKNGHVLIFPKNTQIRMNSLEINRTDFKTKIDCDIDNLDKRLRSVFKDLRAKHLFYYHGNYSLAMAKCIQDINSSKQKRFARRLLLEGKANEILSIQIQDFEDDQRKDSRKKILRKADLRQIENAAKILKEELAKPITIKDLAKRVGTNTTKLQEGFQHMFETSVNNYLRNLRLEFARDQLILGELNISEIAEQIGIINKSYFSRIFKEAYGLNPKELSQQIKSLAKRASLKDY; this is encoded by the coding sequence ATGATGGAGCTCTATGTAAGATCATTACCTCTTAAAGATGTAATTGCTAACCTGGCAGAAGAAATGAAAACTTCTTATGATAAAAACTGTAACGAGTATATCCTAAATATACCAGCAACTTATGGTAAAGGATTAATTAGAGGTATAAATTTTACGCTGGGTTTTGGTTTAATAGAATACAACTGCTTTTTTAAAGAAGATGTGCATATTCATTTCTCTTTAAACAATATACACCCCTTAAAATTTATTTATTGTAGCGAAGGCTGTTTAAAACATCGTTTTGAGGAGAAAGAAGACATCCACCAAATAGATCAGTTTCAGAATGTGGTGGTTTCTAGTTCTTCTAAAAACGGGCATGTGCTGATATTTCCTAAAAACACACAAATTAGGATGAATAGCTTAGAAATTAATCGTACTGATTTTAAGACTAAAATAGATTGCGATATCGATAATCTAGACAAAAGACTAAGAAGTGTTTTTAAAGATTTAAGAGCTAAACATTTATTTTATTATCATGGCAATTATAGTTTAGCTATGGCAAAATGTATACAAGACATTAATTCTTCTAAACAAAAACGCTTTGCTAGAAGGTTATTATTAGAAGGTAAAGCAAACGAAATATTGAGCATACAAATTCAAGATTTTGAAGACGACCAACGTAAAGATTCTAGAAAAAAAATACTTAGAAAAGCTGATTTAAGACAAATTGAAAACGCTGCTAAAATCCTTAAAGAAGAGTTAGCCAAGCCCATTACTATTAAAGATTTAGCTAAAAGAGTAGGTACCAATACCACCAAGCTACAAGAAGGTTTCCAGCATATGTTTGAAACATCGGTAAATAACTACCTTAGAAACTTAAGATTAGAATTTGCCCGCGACCAACTTATTTTAGGCGAATTAAATATTAGCGAGATAGCAGAACAGATTGGTATTATTAATAAAAGCTATTTTTCTAGGATTTTTAAAGAAGCTTATGGGTTAAATCCAAAAGAGCTATCGCAACAGATAAAATCTTTGGCTAAAAGGGCTAGCCTAAAGGATTATTAA
- a CDS encoding RHS repeat domain-containing protein, with amino-acid sequence MITDAAGNIAEKRQFDAWGNIVKLENGNGVPLSAFVILDRGYTGHEHLLGVGLIHMNGRLYDPKLHRFLQPDNYVQDPYNSQNFNRYGYVYNNPLSHVDPSGEIVWFVPALIFIAKAAATGAAIAAVGYTASVALSPGGFNNWDWGQFGKSVGIGAISGVVTGGIGEVFGHAAGSFLNEVGRAATHGFANGVISEFTGGDFMQGFLSGGLGSLAGSGFQAWGGDFAKSFGGTVGFSALAGGVGAELSGGDFWRGAATGATVATLNHFGGKVLGNDKKKSQQKKSATEKTEEIAGGAGIYAKTKEALLEIAKSEGDLGKAGEYTLKTAKWMGRASGFTQVGTSFYELRNSGFQSHGAWAKFGVSVLSLTKLNPYVSIGLGVLDASGGTKWIYNKIDTYAK; translated from the coding sequence ATGATTACAGATGCAGCAGGTAACATAGCAGAAAAAAGACAATTTGATGCATGGGGAAATATTGTTAAATTAGAAAATGGAAATGGTGTTCCATTAAGTGCTTTTGTCATCCTCGACCGTGGATATACCGGGCATGAGCATTTGTTAGGCGTAGGCTTGATACACATGAATGGACGTTTGTATGATCCTAAATTACACAGGTTCTTACAGCCGGATAATTATGTGCAGGACCCATACAATAGCCAGAATTTTAATAGGTATGGTTATGTGTATAATAATCCGTTGAGCCATGTGGACCCGAGTGGGGAGATTGTATGGTTTGTACCTGCCTTAATCTTTATCGCTAAAGCGGCAGCAACAGGAGCAGCTATAGCTGCGGTTGGTTATACAGCTAGTGTAGCATTAAGTCCTGGAGGTTTTAACAACTGGGATTGGGGACAATTTGGGAAATCTGTGGGAATTGGGGCAATTTCGGGTGTAGTTACAGGAGGTATAGGGGAAGTGTTTGGACATGCTGCAGGTTCATTCTTAAATGAGGTCGGAAGAGCAGCAACACATGGTTTTGCTAACGGTGTAATATCCGAGTTTACTGGTGGAGATTTTATGCAGGGCTTTTTATCCGGAGGTTTAGGCTCATTAGCAGGAAGCGGTTTCCAGGCTTGGGGTGGTGATTTTGCAAAGAGTTTTGGCGGGACTGTTGGATTTTCTGCGCTAGCAGGTGGAGTTGGAGCAGAATTGAGTGGAGGAGATTTCTGGAGAGGAGCAGCAACTGGAGCTACGGTTGCAACTTTAAATCATTTTGGCGGTAAAGTGCTAGGGAATGATAAAAAGAAATCACAGCAAAAGAAAAGTGCTACAGAAAAAACTGAAGAAATAGCTGGTGGAGCAGGTATATATGCCAAAACTAAAGAAGCATTATTAGAAATTGCAAAAAGTGAAGGTGATTTGGGTAAAGCAGGAGAATACACATTAAAAACTGCTAAATGGATGGGAAGAGCGAGTGGTTTTACTCAGGTTGGAACTTCTTTCTATGAACTTCGTAACTCCGGTTTTCAATCTCATGGAGCTTGGGCTAAATTCGGTGTTTCAGTATTGTCATTAACAAAGTTAAATCCATATGTAAGTATAGGATTGGGAGTCTTAGATGCCTCAGGTGGAACAAAATGGATTTACAATAAAATTGATACATATGCTAAATAA
- a CDS encoding RHS repeat domain-containing protein, translating to MKINYNAFKSPVEINEEGKERISFQYNAGLQRAHMYYGSTATEKMDRPYRRHYSEDGTMEITEDIQNGTTNFVFYLGGDAYNAPAIWKEIHHSNAQPLDAQLYFLHRDHLGSIVMITDAAGNVAEKRQFDAWGNIVKLEDGNGVPLSAFVILDRGYTGHEHLLGVGLIHMNGRLYDPKLHRFLQPDNYVQDPYNSQNFNRYGYVYNNPLSHVDPSGEFIHLIVGAVIGGVINWAANGAKFSWKGLAHFGIGALAGAAAAGIGAGVNVAMAGGSFGAGFMGTAAGVSSTGFIAGAATGASAGFTNGFVSGIGNTALNGGNIGESLGAGFKNGFKQGIAGGITGGVFGGIDALTKDVNFFTGKANMDLSNGIGAHNISNTNQSVSSKYVGKYEGTNVYESSQLGSGRNSGGITLPGKGIVVGKGAFSNTMNRYTELMQHEFGHILQAKEIGNIAFYKVIGKQSLVSASLDGVGSYAHRNFWTETWANYLSSQYFGSRYLYSSEFPIKNISSALRLNIFFSTLFPF from the coding sequence TTGAAAATTAACTATAACGCCTTTAAAAGCCCGGTAGAAATAAACGAAGAGGGTAAAGAAAGAATAAGTTTTCAGTACAATGCAGGTTTGCAACGGGCACACATGTACTATGGCAGTACAGCAACAGAAAAAATGGACCGTCCGTATCGTCGCCATTACAGTGAAGACGGTACAATGGAAATCACCGAAGATATACAAAACGGTACCACCAATTTTGTGTTTTACTTAGGAGGTGATGCTTATAACGCACCTGCCATTTGGAAAGAAATACACCATAGCAATGCCCAACCTTTAGATGCACAGTTATATTTTCTTCATCGCGACCATTTAGGTAGCATCGTGATGATTACAGATGCAGCAGGTAATGTGGCTGAAAAAAGACAATTTGATGCTTGGGGGAATATTGTTAAATTAGAAGATGGGAATGGTGTTCCATTAAGTGCTTTTGTTATCCTCGACCGTGGATATACCGGGCATGAGCATTTGTTAGGCGTAGGCTTAATACACATGAATGGCCGCTTGTATGATCCTAAATTACACAGGTTTTTACAGCCAGATAATTATGTACAAGACCCATACAATAGCCAAAACTTTAACAGGTATGGTTATGTGTATAATAACCCGCTAAGCCATGTGGACCCTAGTGGGGAGTTTATACATTTAATAGTAGGAGCTGTAATAGGTGGTGTGATAAATTGGGCTGCTAATGGCGCTAAGTTTAGTTGGAAAGGATTAGCACATTTTGGTATTGGGGCTTTGGCTGGTGCAGCGGCGGCTGGTATTGGAGCAGGTGTTAATGTTGCTATGGCAGGCGGAAGTTTTGGCGCAGGATTTATGGGTACGGCTGCAGGAGTTTCATCAACAGGCTTTATTGCTGGTGCAGCTACCGGAGCAAGTGCAGGTTTTACCAATGGATTTGTTAGTGGAATTGGGAATACAGCATTAAATGGTGGGAATATAGGTGAATCTTTAGGTGCCGGTTTTAAAAATGGGTTTAAACAGGGAATAGCTGGAGGAATAACAGGAGGAGTTTTTGGAGGGATAGATGCTTTAACCAAGGATGTAAACTTTTTTACAGGGAAGGCTAATATGGATTTATCTAATGGAATCGGAGCTCATAACATATCTAATACCAATCAATCAGTAAGTAGTAAGTATGTAGGGAAATATGAAGGAACAAATGTATATGAATCTTCTCAATTAGGAAGTGGAAGAAATAGTGGTGGAATCACATTACCAGGCAAGGGTATTGTAGTTGGCAAAGGAGCATTCTCTAATACTATGAATCGTTATACAGAATTAATGCAACATGAGTTTGGACATATACTACAAGCGAAAGAAATAGGTAATATTGCGTTTTACAAAGTTATTGGTAAGCAAAGTTTAGTAAGTGCCTCTTTAGATGGAGTGGGAAGTTATGCACACCGGAATTTTTGGACGGAAACATGGGCTAATTATTTGTCAAGTCAATACTTTGGTTCGCGTTACTTGTACTCTTCTGAATTCCCAATAAAAAACATTAGTAGCGCTTTAAGATTAAATATATTTTTTTCAACACTTTTTCCTTTTTAA
- a CDS encoding RecQ family zinc-binding domain-containing protein: MLAYVAQDKCRSEQILAYFDETDTKSCGVCDVCINKKERF, translated from the coding sequence ATGCTGGCTTATGTAGCACAAGATAAATGCAGAAGCGAGCAAATTTTAGCTTATTTTGATGAAACAGATACCAAATCTTGTGGCGTTTGCGATGTTTGTATCAATAAAAAAGAGCGCTTTTAA
- a CDS encoding RHS repeat-associated core domain-containing protein translates to MQRAHMYYGSTATEKMDRPYRRHYSEDGTMEITEDIQNGTTNFVFYLGGDAYSAPAIWKEIHHSNAQPLDAQLYFLHRDHLGSIVMITDAAGNIAEKRQFDAWGNIVKLENGNGVPLSAFVILDRGYTGHEHLLGVGLIHMNGRLYDPKLHRFLQPDNYVQDPYNSQNFNRYGYVYNNPLSHVDPSGELAFLAIVGIAALIGGSANLTVKIVQGKVTDFSSGLKAFGIGAVAGAAGAITGGAALGASGLAGASIAGGALAGAAGAAVASPIQGIGNMLFFGDRYSLKQWGKDVLFGGIAGGVVGGATALFKNKPTNVWWGDDVASGRTRFSFNNTAKYTSTNTNYSITIEGIQRNITPDYISEALDNFGIQAQVKNPIYKSVVDDYLNQMNNGTFNLKSGAGGFINGNQALITDGHHKIIAATIKGMQTGNYGILNKILNNSNFRQWSSSYGYNFSKFRTVWQ, encoded by the coding sequence TTGCAGCGGGCACACATGTATTATGGCAGTACAGCAACAGAAAAAATGGACCGTCCGTATCGTCGCCATTACAGTGAAGATGGTACAATGGAAATCACCGAAGATATACAAAACGGTACCACCAATTTTGTATTTTACTTAGGAGGTGATGCTTACAGTGCACCTGCCATTTGGAAAGAAATACACCATAGCAATGCCCAACCTTTAGATGCGCAGTTATATTTTCTTCATCGCGACCATTTAGGTAGTATTGTGATGATTACAGATGCAGCAGGTAACATAGCAGAAAAAAGACAATTTGATGCTTGGGGGAATATTGTTAAATTAGAAAATGGAAATGGTGTTCCATTAAGTGCTTTTGTCATCCTCGACCGTGGATATACCGGGCATGAACATTTGTTGGGCGTAGGCTTGATACACATGAATGGCCGTTTGTACGACCCTAAATTACACAGGTTTTTACAGCCAGATAATTATGTGCAAGACCCATACAATAGCCAAAACTTTAACAGGTATGGTTATGTGTATAATAACCCATTGAGTCATGTGGACCCGAGTGGGGAGTTAGCATTCTTAGCCATAGTAGGTATAGCTGCCTTAATAGGAGGAAGCGCAAATCTAACTGTAAAGATAGTTCAAGGAAAAGTAACAGATTTTAGTAGTGGATTAAAAGCTTTTGGCATTGGTGCTGTGGCTGGTGCAGCAGGGGCAATAACGGGTGGTGCTGCATTAGGGGCAAGTGGATTAGCAGGAGCATCTATTGCAGGTGGTGCATTAGCAGGAGCAGCTGGTGCAGCAGTAGCAAGTCCAATTCAGGGAATAGGAAATATGTTGTTCTTTGGAGATAGATACTCTTTAAAACAATGGGGTAAAGATGTTTTATTTGGAGGTATAGCAGGCGGTGTAGTTGGAGGAGCTACTGCTTTATTTAAGAATAAACCGACCAATGTATGGTGGGGTGATGATGTAGCTTCTGGAAGAACACGTTTTAGCTTTAATAATACAGCTAAATATACTTCAACTAATACAAACTACTCTATCACAATAGAAGGAATTCAGAGAAATATTACTCCAGATTATATTTCCGAGGCATTAGACAATTTCGGTATCCAGGCTCAAGTTAAAAACCCTATTTATAAATCTGTTGTTGATGATTATTTGAATCAAATGAATAACGGGACATTTAACTTAAAAAGTGGTGCTGGAGGTTTTATAAATGGTAATCAAGCGTTAATTACCGATGGACATCACAAAATTATAGCTGCGACTATAAAAGGTATGCAAACAGGTAATTATGGGATTCTTAATAAAATTTTAAATAACAGTAATTTCCGACAATGGTCATCGAGTTATGGTTATAACTTTTCAAAATTTCGCACAGTATGGCAATAG
- a CDS encoding amidohydrolase family protein, translating to MKNFLKLSLFLCGFAMAALAQENQKWNIENPGTTLKPLSFTTDEGTWMNLDVSPDGKHIIFDLLGDIYRIPITGGSAELLSGGFAWEVQPRYSPDGKYISFTSDKNGGDNIWIMNSDGTGKKQVTKEDFRLLNNAVWTADSKYIIARKHYTGYRSLGAGELWMYHISGGLEGIQLTKRKNDQQDLGEPHTAPDGKSVYFSEDVSPGPYFQYNKDPNGDIYAIKKLNFNDGSIETVIGGPGGAVRPQISRDGKMLAFVKRVRLKSQLFVHNLETGEEYPVFDDLSRDQQEAWAIFGLYPNFNWTPDNHSLIFYAKGKIKKVDVQNLVVTEIPFQVNVKQNIADAVRFNQTVFTDDFDVKMVRQLATSPDGKSVAFNAAGYIYTKALPSGKVERLTEGNDWEFEPSFSPDGKSIVYTTWNDELRGSIQKIDLKTKRITTISPERGFYYSPKFNNKGDQIVYVKGVGNDVLGYTYGKNPGIYMVSANGGQAKLITKKGVKPMFNEQDNRIYYQARENGKKTLSSCDLNGNHTKIHYTSTYTTDFIPSPDGKWLAFQELFNVYLVPLLQTVQNIDLSANQKAYPLKKLSKDAGSYVHWSKDSKAIHWTLGPKYYSREIKDAFDFVDEPGSKITKTDSLGLLIDLKLKTATPSGKIALKGAKIITMKDNEVIENGTIIIEKNKIIALGKESEVTIPADAKVYGVYGKTIIPGLIDVHAHLHTSPDGISPQQDWSYFANLAYGVTTAHDPSSNTEMVFSQSEMIKSGRLIGPRLYSTGTILYGADGDFKAVINSIDDARFHLKRMQAVGAFSVKSYNQPRREQRQQVLQAARELKMEVMPEGGSTFFHNMNMIADGHTGIEHNIPVVPIYKDVTTFWNASKTAYTPTLIVSYGSQSGENYWYDRTNVWENEKLGEFVPRSIIDPRSRRRNTSEYGDYGHIEVSKAVNQLAAGGTKVNLGAHGQLQGLGAHWELWMLAQGGMSPHEALKAATINGADYLGMSKEIGSLEKGKLADLIVLNENPLEDIRNTESIQYVMMNGRLFEGETMRELGDNIQPRGKFWWQYSKTENYLVPDGEVQTWTFTVPECD from the coding sequence ATGAAAAATTTTCTAAAACTAAGTCTTTTTCTTTGCGGTTTCGCTATGGCAGCGTTGGCACAAGAAAATCAAAAATGGAATATAGAAAACCCCGGTACTACCTTAAAGCCATTATCCTTTACAACCGATGAAGGAACTTGGATGAATTTAGATGTTAGTCCGGATGGAAAACACATCATATTTGACCTTTTAGGTGATATTTACAGAATACCTATTACCGGAGGCAGTGCAGAATTGCTATCTGGAGGTTTTGCTTGGGAAGTACAACCCCGCTACTCACCCGATGGGAAATACATTTCCTTTACCAGTGATAAAAATGGAGGCGATAATATCTGGATCATGAATAGCGATGGTACAGGCAAAAAACAAGTTACCAAAGAAGATTTCCGTTTATTAAATAATGCCGTTTGGACGGCTGATAGCAAATATATCATCGCTAGAAAGCATTATACCGGCTACCGTTCTTTAGGTGCTGGAGAACTTTGGATGTACCATATTTCTGGCGGTTTAGAAGGCATCCAACTCACCAAAAGAAAAAACGATCAGCAAGATTTGGGCGAGCCTCATACTGCTCCTGATGGCAAATCAGTCTATTTTAGTGAAGATGTTAGTCCGGGACCATATTTCCAATACAATAAAGACCCTAATGGGGATATTTACGCCATTAAAAAACTTAATTTCAATGATGGCAGCATAGAAACTGTTATAGGTGGCCCAGGCGGTGCTGTTAGGCCGCAAATTTCCAGAGATGGCAAAATGCTAGCTTTTGTAAAAAGGGTGCGTTTAAAATCTCAGCTTTTTGTACATAACCTAGAAACCGGAGAAGAATACCCTGTTTTTGATGATTTATCAAGAGACCAACAAGAAGCATGGGCTATTTTTGGTTTGTATCCAAACTTTAATTGGACACCAGATAATCACTCCTTAATATTTTATGCCAAAGGAAAAATCAAAAAAGTTGATGTACAAAACTTAGTGGTGACAGAAATTCCGTTTCAAGTAAATGTAAAACAAAACATTGCTGATGCGGTAAGGTTTAACCAAACTGTTTTCACAGATGATTTTGATGTTAAAATGGTGAGACAACTGGCTACCTCTCCAGATGGTAAATCGGTAGCTTTTAACGCTGCGGGATATATTTATACCAAAGCCCTACCTAGCGGAAAAGTAGAAAGATTAACAGAGGGCAACGACTGGGAATTTGAACCATCCTTTAGTCCTGATGGAAAATCTATCGTTTACACCACTTGGAACGATGAACTCCGCGGAAGCATCCAAAAAATAGATCTTAAAACCAAAAGAATTACGACCATAAGTCCGGAGCGTGGCTTTTACTATTCTCCAAAATTTAATAACAAAGGCGACCAAATTGTATATGTAAAAGGTGTTGGTAATGATGTTTTGGGCTATACTTATGGCAAAAATCCGGGTATTTATATGGTATCTGCCAACGGCGGACAAGCAAAATTAATCACCAAAAAAGGTGTTAAACCTATGTTTAATGAACAAGATAACCGTATTTATTACCAAGCCAGAGAAAACGGCAAAAAAACATTAAGCAGTTGCGATTTAAATGGTAACCACACCAAAATTCATTATACCTCAACTTATACCACAGATTTTATTCCTAGTCCAGATGGCAAATGGCTAGCTTTTCAAGAATTGTTTAATGTGTATTTAGTGCCTTTACTACAAACCGTACAAAACATAGATTTATCTGCTAACCAAAAAGCTTATCCGCTAAAAAAACTAAGTAAAGATGCAGGTAGCTATGTACATTGGAGTAAAGACAGCAAAGCTATCCACTGGACATTAGGCCCAAAATACTATAGCAGAGAAATTAAAGATGCTTTTGATTTTGTGGATGAACCGGGCAGTAAAATCACCAAGACAGATAGCCTTGGCCTGCTCATAGATTTAAAACTTAAAACCGCTACGCCTAGTGGTAAAATAGCTTTAAAAGGCGCAAAAATTATCACCATGAAAGATAATGAAGTGATAGAAAATGGCACCATCATCATCGAAAAAAATAAGATTATAGCCTTAGGAAAAGAGAGCGAAGTAACCATTCCAGCAGATGCAAAAGTTTATGGTGTATATGGAAAAACGATCATCCCCGGTTTAATTGATGTGCATGCACATTTACATACCAGTCCGGATGGCATTAGTCCGCAACAAGATTGGTCTTACTTTGCTAATTTAGCTTATGGTGTTACCACTGCTCATGACCCCTCAAGCAACACAGAAATGGTATTCAGCCAGTCTGAGATGATTAAATCAGGCCGATTAATTGGACCAAGATTATACTCTACCGGTACTATTTTATATGGTGCCGATGGAGATTTCAAAGCCGTTATCAATAGTATTGATGATGCCAGATTCCATTTAAAAAGGATGCAAGCGGTTGGTGCTTTTTCTGTAAAATCTTATAACCAGCCTAGAAGAGAGCAAAGACAACAAGTTTTGCAAGCCGCTAGAGAACTTAAAATGGAAGTGATGCCAGAAGGCGGTTCTACTTTCTTCCATAATATGAATATGATTGCCGATGGACATACGGGCATAGAGCATAATATTCCAGTAGTGCCTATTTATAAAGACGTGACTACTTTCTGGAATGCCAGCAAAACAGCTTATACCCCAACTTTAATTGTTTCTTATGGCTCGCAATCTGGTGAAAACTATTGGTACGATAGAACCAATGTTTGGGAGAATGAAAAACTGGGCGAATTTGTTCCTCGTTCTATTATAGACCCTAGGTCTAGAAGAAGAAATACTTCTGAATATGGCGATTACGGCCATATAGAAGTTTCTAAAGCTGTTAACCAACTTGCTGCTGGTGGCACCAAAGTAAATTTAGGTGCGCATGGGCAATTACAAGGTTTAGGTGCACATTGGGAACTGTGGATGTTGGCACAAGGCGGAATGAGCCCACATGAAGCCCTTAAAGCCGCTACCATCAACGGTGCAGATTATTTGGGTATGAGTAAAGAAATTGGCTCTCTAGAAAAAGGCAAACTAGCAGATTTAATTGTGCTAAATGAAAACCCATTGGAAGACATCAGAAATACAGAAAGTATCCAATATGTGATGATGAATGGCCGCTTATTTGAAGGCGAAACCATGCGAGAATTAGGCGATAATATACAGCCTAGAGGTAAATTCTGGTGGCAATACAGTAAAACCGAAAACTATTTAGTACCAGATGGTGAAGTACAAACCTGGACTTTCACTGTACCAGAGTGTGATTAG
- a CDS encoding glycosyltransferase family 2 protein, producing the protein MLSIVVPHYNFINEALFIELEQQCLNLRLNFEIIIIDDASLPAQKSYLQQFKKAGFKIILLEKNIGRAAIRNLLATEASYPFLLFLDGDSHIINPNFIINYINFHHQNPNIDIICGLRNYPEKTKEEEALHHFYGTKQEMLAAKQAFHSNNFFIKKEVFKEVQFDEDLTHYGYEDVLFGLMAKAKGYTIRNLDNPVMHLQLKTNQEFITDTDDAVQNLAQLIKEPRYNHLLKEIPLVRHYLILQKTGLLSLLKNLKPFLRKSLAQEKPSYFTIKKLQLYKLLQLHHFLS; encoded by the coding sequence GTGCTTTCTATAGTTGTACCACATTATAATTTCATTAATGAAGCGCTGTTTATAGAATTAGAACAGCAATGCTTAAACCTGCGCTTAAATTTTGAGATTATTATTATTGATGATGCTTCTTTACCAGCACAAAAAAGCTATTTACAACAGTTTAAAAAAGCGGGTTTTAAAATCATTTTGCTAGAGAAAAACATCGGTAGAGCAGCCATTAGAAACCTTTTAGCCACTGAGGCCTCCTACCCTTTTTTATTATTTTTGGATGGAGATAGCCATATCATAAACCCAAACTTCATCATCAACTACATCAATTTTCATCATCAAAACCCCAATATTGATATTATTTGTGGTTTAAGAAATTATCCTGAAAAAACTAAAGAAGAAGAAGCTTTACATCATTTTTATGGCACCAAACAAGAAATGTTGGCTGCAAAACAAGCCTTCCATAGCAATAATTTCTTCATCAAAAAAGAAGTTTTTAAGGAGGTACAATTTGATGAAGATTTAACGCATTATGGCTATGAAGATGTCCTTTTTGGTCTGATGGCTAAAGCTAAGGGTTATACCATTAGAAATTTAGATAACCCTGTTATGCATCTGCAATTGAAAACAAACCAAGAATTTATTACTGATACTGATGATGCTGTACAAAACTTAGCTCAACTGATAAAAGAGCCTCGTTATAATCATCTTTTAAAAGAAATTCCGCTTGTTCGTCATTATCTGATATTACAGAAAACTGGATTATTGAGTTTATTAAAGAATTTAAAGCCTTTTTTAAGAAAAAGTCTAGCACAAGAAAAGCCAAGCTATTTTACCATCAAAAAACTACAATTATACAAGCTATTGCAGTTACATCATTTTTTAAGCTGA